The proteins below are encoded in one region of Elgaria multicarinata webbii isolate HBS135686 ecotype San Diego chromosome 8, rElgMul1.1.pri, whole genome shotgun sequence:
- the LOC134402428 gene encoding heat shock protein beta-7-like has translation MSSTRSSSSSTFRSEHISTYSPTAQGCFEPLLDPPHGIFGATGRARESYGYSGSPPPAHPSALGSSNVIANGDKYQVMADVSQFEPQDIVVTTYNYCIVIQAEKVAEDGTISNTFTHKCQLPADMDPLSISCSLNDAGNLIITARRQFLAPPPVYRSEVKL, from the exons ATGTCTTCCACCCGGAGCTCATCCTCGTCCACCTTCCGCTCAGAGCACATCAGTACTTACAGCCCCACCGCACAGGGCTGCTTCGAACCTCTGCTTGACCCTCCCCACGGGATCTTCGGGGCCACCGGGAGGGCCCGGGAGTCTTACGGCTACTCAG GCTCGCCCCCACCGGCGCACCCCTCCGCTCTGGGCAGCAGCAACGTGATCGCCAACGGGGACAAGTACCAGGTCATGGCCGACGTCAGCCAGTTTGAGCCCCAAGACATTGTGGTCACCACCTACAACTACTGTATTGTCATCCAGGCAGAGAAG GTGGCAGAAGACGGCACCATCTCTAACACCTTCACCCACAAGTGCCAACTCCCAGCAGACATGGATCCCCTGTCCATCAGTTGCTCTCTGAACGATGCTGGCAACTTGATCATCACTGCCAGGCGGCAATTCCTGGCTCCGCCACCCGTCTATCGCAGCGAGGTCAAGCTCTAG